From Deltaproteobacteria bacterium, the proteins below share one genomic window:
- a CDS encoding UvrD-helicase domain-containing protein, whose amino-acid sequence MKFLADLHIHSKWSRATARDLDFENLHFWAQKKGLNVVATGDFTHPAWFAEISEKLVPAEPGLFRLKDDFAGPVDQTVPPSCRAEVRFILSVEISNIYKKDGRTRKVHNLVFFPDLEAASRFNKRLEKIGNIKSDGRPILGLDSRDLLEIALECSPEAMFIPAHIWTPWFSLLGEKSGFDAVEECFGDLTGFITALETGLSSDPPMNRRVSGLDPWVLVSNSDAHSAKKLGREANIFDTELSYHHIKDALVTGDPERFIGTLEFFPEEGKYHADGHRKCDVRLDPEESVRLSGRCPVCGDPLTLGVLYRVNELADRKNQAECPKRQVFESVIGLSGILAEIFSCGPDTGRVNAAYEAVLTAIGPEIGVLRNADTAALSRLPIPLLAEAVSRVRQGRVELIPGYDGVYGEIGLFAPGERESLLGQDALFGAPETLKPKRAGRKKAEKAGSDEISQETDQPAHPKLSAPETAAPELNPEQLAAVEAPPAPLLIVAGPGTGKTRTLAYRAAHLVKNLGAAPESVLAVTFTNKAAGELKERISALLPEASGVTVATFHALGLMLLTETLGRERPFSVISEADRLAFVEKALAACGVSGAKPAEVAEKISRAKDRVWIPVAEPDLGEGLDPEAFSAYQGILARNRALDTDDLLYRTVRMLESEPDFREKCQRRFLHVLVDEYQDVSASQYRLVRALCPAGASLAAIGDPDQAIYGFRGADVGYFTRFVHDYPEARVVELWRNYRSSDNILGAASRIVEKGRLWTPKKPLESGIPMENPIRLSRPATPAAEAETIVAAIENMVGGTSHFSMDSGRAGADQRDFGFGDFAVLVRVKALFGPISEAFARSGIPFEIVDRKNLFDAQPNPAILSLLRFSEKAATDADMARIFRVAKRGVNEASIRALEDFSARLGASLFDALHEARRLPMPGLDLAPQRKLVALGTDLGILSENMKGRTVAEKIKLAGKFLGVSETMGGPKSAYERLTEKAHDFGGDTARFLSFSALARDEDSFDPKAQRVAVMTVHAAKGLEFEAVFVAGCEDGLFPLHMPGKPGDPGEERRLFYVAATRARRVLRFTAASRRIVFGNTEDRAISPFLAEISDCLEEDRPRGPAKKRPLGPTQMSFDFA is encoded by the coding sequence ATGAAATTTTTGGCCGATCTGCACATTCATTCCAAGTGGAGCCGGGCCACGGCCCGCGACCTCGATTTCGAGAACCTCCATTTCTGGGCCCAGAAAAAGGGGCTGAATGTCGTGGCCACGGGGGATTTCACGCATCCGGCCTGGTTCGCCGAGATTTCCGAAAAGCTCGTTCCCGCCGAACCCGGCCTTTTCCGCCTGAAGGACGATTTCGCCGGGCCGGTGGATCAAACGGTTCCGCCATCGTGCAGGGCGGAGGTGCGCTTCATATTATCAGTCGAGATTTCAAATATTTACAAGAAGGATGGGCGGACCCGCAAGGTCCACAACCTGGTATTTTTCCCCGATCTTGAAGCCGCCTCCCGCTTCAACAAGAGGCTCGAAAAAATCGGAAACATAAAATCGGACGGACGGCCCATCCTGGGGCTCGATTCCAGGGACCTGTTGGAAATCGCCCTGGAGTGCTCGCCGGAAGCCATGTTCATCCCGGCCCACATCTGGACCCCCTGGTTTTCGCTCCTTGGGGAAAAATCGGGTTTTGATGCCGTAGAGGAGTGCTTCGGGGATTTGACCGGCTTTATCACGGCGCTCGAAACCGGGTTGTCGTCGGACCCTCCCATGAACCGGCGGGTTTCGGGCCTGGACCCCTGGGTGCTGGTGTCCAACTCCGACGCACATTCCGCCAAAAAACTGGGGCGCGAGGCCAACATCTTCGATACGGAGCTTTCCTACCATCATATTAAGGATGCGCTGGTTACGGGCGACCCGGAAAGGTTCATCGGCACCCTGGAGTTTTTCCCGGAGGAGGGAAAATACCACGCGGACGGGCACCGGAAATGCGATGTCCGGCTCGATCCCGAAGAATCCGTACGCCTTTCGGGCAGATGCCCCGTGTGCGGCGACCCCCTGACCCTTGGGGTGCTCTACCGGGTGAACGAGCTTGCCGACCGCAAAAATCAAGCGGAATGCCCGAAAAGGCAGGTTTTCGAGAGCGTTATAGGGCTTTCGGGAATCCTGGCGGAGATTTTTTCCTGCGGCCCGGACACGGGCAGGGTGAACGCGGCCTACGAGGCTGTCCTGACGGCCATAGGCCCGGAAATCGGGGTTCTTCGGAACGCTGACACGGCGGCCCTTTCGAGGCTCCCGATCCCGCTTCTGGCAGAGGCCGTGAGCCGGGTTCGCCAGGGCCGGGTGGAACTGATTCCGGGCTACGACGGGGTTTACGGCGAAATCGGGCTTTTCGCCCCCGGCGAGCGCGAAAGCCTTCTTGGGCAGGACGCGCTTTTCGGGGCTCCTGAGACATTGAAGCCCAAGAGGGCAGGGAGGAAGAAAGCTGAAAAGGCCGGTTCCGACGAAATTTCCCAAGAGACCGACCAGCCCGCGCACCCCAAGCTGTCCGCGCCCGAAACCGCCGCCCCGGAACTGAACCCTGAGCAGCTTGCGGCGGTGGAGGCTCCTCCCGCCCCGCTTCTCATAGTGGCAGGCCCCGGCACCGGAAAGACCCGCACACTGGCATATCGTGCGGCCCATCTTGTGAAAAACCTGGGCGCGGCCCCGGAAAGCGTTTTGGCGGTCACCTTCACCAACAAGGCGGCGGGAGAGCTAAAGGAGCGGATATCCGCCCTTCTGCCCGAAGCGTCCGGCGTCACCGTCGCCACCTTCCACGCCCTGGGGCTTATGCTCCTCACCGAAACCCTGGGCCGGGAAAGGCCCTTTTCGGTGATTTCGGAGGCCGACCGGCTGGCCTTCGTTGAAAAGGCCCTGGCCGCCTGCGGGGTTTCCGGCGCCAAGCCCGCCGAGGTGGCGGAAAAAATCAGCCGGGCCAAGGACAGGGTGTGGATACCCGTTGCCGAGCCCGACCTTGGGGAGGGGCTCGATCCCGAAGCATTTTCCGCCTACCAGGGCATTCTGGCCCGGAACCGGGCCTTGGACACCGACGACCTTCTCTACCGCACGGTTCGGATGCTGGAGAGCGAGCCGGATTTCAGGGAAAAATGCCAGCGCCGTTTTTTGCACGTCCTGGTGGACGAGTACCAGGACGTTTCAGCCAGCCAGTACAGGCTGGTGAGGGCGCTATGCCCTGCGGGCGCGAGCCTTGCCGCAATCGGCGACCCGGATCAGGCCATCTACGGGTTCCGGGGCGCGGACGTGGGCTACTTCACCCGCTTCGTCCACGACTACCCGGAAGCGCGGGTGGTGGAGCTTTGGCGGAATTACAGGAGCAGCGATAACATTTTGGGCGCAGCCTCACGGATCGTGGAAAAAGGCCGCCTGTGGACGCCCAAAAAGCCCCTGGAATCGGGCATCCCGATGGAGAACCCCATCCGCCTGTCGCGCCCGGCCACCCCCGCAGCCGAGGCCGAAACCATAGTGGCGGCCATCGAGAACATGGTGGGAGGAACCAGCCATTTTTCCATGGATTCGGGCAGGGCAGGGGCGGATCAACGGGATTTCGGCTTCGGGGACTTCGCGGTGCTGGTCAGGGTAAAGGCCCTTTTCGGCCCGATTTCGGAAGCCTTCGCCCGAAGCGGCATCCCCTTTGAGATCGTGGACAGGAAAAATCTCTTCGACGCCCAGCCCAACCCGGCCATCCTCTCCCTTCTTCGTTTTTCGGAAAAAGCCGCCACCGACGCCGACATGGCCCGGATATTCAGGGTCGCCAAGAGGGGAGTCAACGAGGCTTCCATCCGCGCCCTTGAAGACTTTTCGGCCCGCCTTGGAGCCAGCCTTTTCGACGCCCTTCACGAGGCGAGACGCCTTCCCATGCCGGGCCTGGACCTTGCCCCGCAAAGAAAGCTCGTGGCCCTTGGAACCGATCTCGGCATCCTGTCGGAGAACATGAAGGGCAGGACCGTGGCGGAAAAAATAAAACTTGCCGGAAAATTTCTGGGTGTGTCCGAAACCATGGGCGGCCCGAAAAGCGCATATGAAAGGCTGACGGAAAAGGCCCATGATTTCGGGGGAGACACGGCCCGCTTCCTCTCCTTTTCAGCCCTGGCAAGGGACGAGGACTCCTTTGATCCAAAAGCCCAGCGCGTGGCCGTCATGACCGTTCACGCGGCCAAGGGCCTGGAGTTTGAGGCGGTTTTCGTGGCCGGGTGCGAGGACGGGCTTTTTCCCCTTCATATGCCCGGAAAACCGGGCGATCCGGGCGAGGAGCGCCGCCTCTTTTACGTGGCCGCCACCCGCGCCCGGAGGGTCCTGCGGTTCACAGCCGCCAGCCGCAGAATTGTTTTCGGCAACACCGAAGATCGAGCCATTTCGCCGTTTTTAGCTGAGATTTCAGACTGTTTGGAAGAAGACCGCCCGCGCGGCCCGGCAAAAAAAAGGCCCTTGGGGCCGACCCAGATGTCCTTCGATTTCGCGTAA
- a CDS encoding TIGR02266 family protein: protein MNGERLDEAGMIDVVSEEHYEDGQVIFEEQSSGDWVYVVESGAVELYRLVDGKIVVIAVAREGEIFGELAFIGGYPRTASARALGNTVVGVIDRKSLDHEYNKMTPTFRLVIKSLAIRLKQTTDACVGKTDCRRELRIPKVLALTFKDKGSFVKAYTHNVSGTGLFIKTPTPLNQGEIFTLDIHLPDDEKPMSVTATVAWSRSQTNDPVARPVGMGVKFTVVSPGDAKRLSDILSKP from the coding sequence TTGAACGGGGAAAGGCTCGACGAGGCCGGAATGATTGACGTGGTTTCAGAGGAACATTACGAGGACGGCCAGGTCATCTTCGAGGAGCAAAGCTCCGGCGACTGGGTGTACGTCGTGGAATCGGGGGCCGTGGAGCTGTACCGGCTGGTGGACGGAAAAATCGTTGTGATAGCGGTTGCCCGCGAGGGCGAGATTTTCGGTGAGCTGGCCTTCATAGGCGGCTACCCGCGAACCGCATCGGCAAGGGCCCTTGGGAACACTGTGGTGGGGGTCATAGACCGAAAAAGCCTGGACCACGAATACAACAAGATGACCCCGACCTTCAGGCTCGTCATCAAAAGCCTTGCCATAAGGCTCAAGCAGACCACCGACGCCTGCGTGGGAAAAACCGACTGCCGCCGGGAGCTGCGAATTCCAAAGGTACTGGCCCTCACCTTCAAGGACAAGGGCTCGTTTGTAAAAGCATACACGCACAACGTATCGGGAACCGGTCTTTTCATTAAGACCCCGACCCCCCTGAACCAGGGCGAGATTTTCACCTTAGACATTCATCTGCCGGATGATGAAAAACCCATGTCCGTCACCGCAACGGTGGCGTGGAGCCGCAGCCAGACCAACGATCCGGTCGCCAGGCCCGTGGGCATGGGGGTCAAGTTCACCGTCGTGAGCCCTGGCGATGCCAAAAGGCTTTCCGACATTTTGAGTAAACCCTGA
- the rdgC gene encoding recombination-associated protein RdgC, which translates to MGFLSASVAVTRYAVNGEIAEPFMETVAKGLSANVIQEINGDPQKRSVGWAPFDKPYTPDFSAASFVVADTVVFCLRIDKKSLPAGTVKKMYAAEVDRRLRESGREFLSKDEKKEVKEHVENVLLIRMPSVPAVYDVLWKYGEQRLYFFSTQKAAKDELETLFYKSFGAPLIPLFPFTTAETSCGLTDAQIDSLAQAAPSTFATE; encoded by the coding sequence ATGGGATTTTTGTCCGCGTCGGTGGCCGTAACCCGATACGCCGTAAACGGCGAGATTGCCGAGCCCTTCATGGAAACCGTGGCCAAGGGCCTTTCCGCCAACGTGATCCAAGAGATCAACGGCGACCCCCAGAAACGCTCGGTGGGCTGGGCTCCATTCGACAAGCCCTACACGCCGGATTTTTCGGCGGCCAGCTTCGTGGTGGCCGACACCGTGGTTTTCTGCCTTCGCATAGACAAGAAATCGCTGCCCGCCGGGACCGTCAAGAAGATGTACGCCGCCGAGGTGGACAGGCGCTTGCGGGAGTCGGGCCGGGAGTTTCTGTCCAAGGATGAGAAAAAGGAAGTGAAGGAGCATGTGGAAAACGTGCTTCTGATAAGAATGCCTTCGGTTCCGGCGGTTTACGACGTTCTGTGGAAGTACGGGGAGCAGCGGCTCTATTTTTTCTCCACCCAGAAGGCCGCCAAGGACGAGCTTGAAACCCTCTTTTACAAGAGCTTCGGCGCGCCTTTGATACCCCTTTTCCCCTTCACCACGGCGGAAACCTCCTGCGGGCTCACCGACGCCCAGATTGACAGCCTGGCCCAGGCCGCCCCCTCCACCTTCGCAACGGAGTAA
- a CDS encoding lytic transglycosylase domain-containing protein produces MTEKRNTCLPLLLSGTLFLSALFFFFSGVNAVADVFRWVDEDGVTHFTDTPKHKGYRVFIREKRSRTSSKKVRAARYYASRESRFTDRDTYDNIIREAAETYGLEFALVKAVIKVESNFNPRARSPKGAKGLMQVMPFNYSKLGIEDPYNPRDSIMGGSKYLSQMMANYGNEVDLALAAYNAGPGAVDSCGRRIPSIPETRSYVSRVKEIYNIYAARQTNSDAAVFRADGTEVKPEDKALADTRTYQ; encoded by the coding sequence ATGACTGAAAAGCGAAATACCTGCCTTCCGCTTCTTCTTTCGGGAACCTTGTTTCTTTCCGCTCTTTTTTTCTTTTTTTCGGGCGTTAACGCCGTTGCCGACGTTTTCCGCTGGGTTGACGAAGACGGCGTGACCCACTTCACGGACACCCCCAAGCACAAGGGCTACAGGGTTTTCATCAGGGAAAAGCGCTCCCGCACCTCATCCAAAAAGGTCCGGGCGGCCAGGTACTACGCCAGCCGGGAATCGCGCTTCACCGACCGCGACACCTACGACAACATCATAAGGGAAGCCGCCGAGACCTACGGCCTGGAGTTCGCGCTCGTCAAGGCCGTGATAAAGGTGGAGTCCAATTTCAATCCCCGCGCGCGCTCGCCCAAGGGGGCGAAGGGCCTCATGCAGGTCATGCCCTTCAACTACAGCAAGCTCGGCATCGAAGACCCCTATAACCCCCGCGATTCCATCATGGGCGGGTCCAAGTACCTCTCACAGATGATGGCCAATTACGGCAACGAAGTCGATCTGGCCCTGGCCGCCTACAACGCCGGTCCCGGCGCGGTGGATTCATGCGGAAGGCGCATCCCGTCCATTCCCGAAACCCGCTCCTACGTAAGCCGGGTCAAGGAAATCTACAATATTTACGCCGCCCGCCAGACCAACTCCGACGCGGCGGTTTTCCGGGCCGACGGAACCGAGGTC